ACGAAGCACGAGCCCACCAGCGCGCCCGCCAGGATCAATGGTCGCGCGAGGTGGCGCAGTTCAGGACGACGCAAAGCGCGCGTGGCAAAAACCACGAGAATCGAACTCGTCAGCAACACCAGGGTGTTCGTTGCGCCCAGCGTTCGGTTGAGCGCACCCTGGGACTCGGCGAACAACCCCGGCCGGCCGGCCCGCTGGTGCAGGTACACCGCGAACAAGACTGTGAACACCATCATGTCGCCGAATAGCAGCACCCAGATGCCGGGCTCGCCTGGCACATGACGTTCGGCGGTCCGTGACCGGTTACCGTCGGCGTCGTCGGCGGAACGCGCCACCCCGATCACATCGGTCACGTACAGATCCTTTGCCGTCGGTGCAAGAAGCTCATCTTTGAGATAATGCGTCTCAATAGTAGGCAACGAGCAGGCCGTTCGTCAACGAAACCCGCGTCCATGAACGATCGCTCACATTAGAATTGATTTTGTTACACCTGATCTCGTAGCGTGACGATGAATGCTCGTTCTGGCGTAATCTTGCGGCGCAAAACGTTCCAAGCGTTCGGTGCGCTCCCCAATATCCAGCCGCGACTGCGGCCTAGAAAGGAACGGATTGACGTGGATCGCGTACTGCTCGAGGTCGACAGCCGTGTCGCCTTGATTACCGTCAACGACCCCGATCGGCGCAACGCGGTGACCGACGAGATCTCCGCGGGTTTGCGTCGCGCAGTCAACGATGCGCAAAACGATCCGAACGTACATGCCGTGGTCGTCACCGGTGCGGGCAAGGCATTCTGCGCCGGCGCAGATCTCAGCGCCCTCGGCTCCGCTGCCCAGGACGGACTACGCCGTCTGTACGACGGCTTCCTCGCGGTGGCCGACTGCACACTGCCGACAGTCGCGGCGGTCAATGGGCCGGCCGTCGGCGCCGGGCTCAACCTCGCACTGGCCTGCGACGTACGGATCGCGGGGCCGGCAGCGCTGTTCGACGCCCGATTCCAAAAGCTCGGCATCCACCCCGGCGGGGGCATGACGTGGATGTTTCAGCGCGCCGTCGGACCCCAGGTGGCCCGCGCCGCGCTGCTGTTCGGGGTACGTTTTGACGCCGACGCCTCGGTCAGTAACGGTCTTGCGCTCAAAGTCGCCGACGATCCGGTGGCAGCGGCCCGAGAGCTGGCTGCCGGTCCAGCATCTGCACCGCGGGAAGTCGTGATCGCGACCAAGTCCACAATGCGGGCGACCCACAGTCCGGGCAGTCTCGACACCCGGTTGCACGCGGCCGCCGTTGATGCCGAGTTGGGCCCGCAGGCCACCTCGATTCAGACACCGGAATTCGCGGAGCGCCTCGCCGCGGCGCAGCGCAAATAGTCGTTTACTGCGCGCAAACCGCCGCGCCGCTGCCGACGCGCAGCTGGGCGCAGAGTTCGATCATGGCGGCAAGAACCTCCGGCTGTTCTTCGGGCTCCATGATCGACGGCGCCAGATCGCTGGGCGCGATGTAATCCGCGCCGGCGTCGACCCACGGCCGCAACTGTGCGGCGACTTCCTCGGGTGTTCCCATCAGCCAGGACTTTTCGACCATTTCTGGTGTCACCCGGGCGACCACGTCGTCGACCTCGGCCCGGCTCATTTGATGCGGCAGCATCCGCAGGGCGTAGTGCCAGACGCGCTTGCCCAAACACAGTGCGGCCGAATCAGACGTTGGCCCGCGCAAATGCCTGAACCATCGACCGGAATGCATCCTCGCTCGACTCCTGATCGATCGGCGGCACGTACGGCGTGTGCAAGACGATGTGCGGCAGCACGCCGTCATAGGCGGTGAGTTGGTCGGCCACCTCGTCGGGAGTGCCAGCGACCGAAAACGCCTGCAACAA
The DNA window shown above is from Mycobacterium sp. Aquia_216 and carries:
- a CDS encoding cytochrome c oxidase subunit 3 family protein, which produces MTDVIGVARSADDADGNRSRTAERHVPGEPGIWVLLFGDMMVFTVLFAVYLHQRAGRPGLFAESQGALNRTLGATNTLVLLTSSILVVFATRALRRPELRHLARPLILAGALVGSCFVGIKAFEYHEKVAAGITPSTNEFFMYYFVLTGLHLAHVIIGLIVLTVLSTLARKPEPTKTHMAFFEGGACFWHMVDLLWIVIFPLIFLVR
- a CDS encoding enoyl-CoA hydratase — translated: MDRVLLEVDSRVALITVNDPDRRNAVTDEISAGLRRAVNDAQNDPNVHAVVVTGAGKAFCAGADLSALGSAAQDGLRRLYDGFLAVADCTLPTVAAVNGPAVGAGLNLALACDVRIAGPAALFDARFQKLGIHPGGGMTWMFQRAVGPQVARAALLFGVRFDADASVSNGLALKVADDPVAAARELAAGPASAPREVVIATKSTMRATHSPGSLDTRLHAAAVDAELGPQATSIQTPEFAERLAAAQRK